From Micromonospora sp. NBC_01699, a single genomic window includes:
- the rplP gene encoding 50S ribosomal protein L16 has translation MLMPRKPPKGFRKPHHPDRHGASKGGNRVVFGEFGIQALEPAYVTNRQIESARIAMTRHIKRGGKVWITVFPDQALTKKPAETRMGSGKGSPEWWVANVKPGRVLFEMSFPNEQTAREAMRRAIHKLPMKCRIVTREVGES, from the coding sequence ATGCTGATGCCGCGCAAGCCCCCGAAGGGCTTCCGCAAGCCGCACCACCCCGACCGCCATGGCGCGTCGAAGGGCGGCAACCGGGTGGTGTTCGGCGAGTTCGGAATCCAGGCGTTGGAGCCCGCGTACGTCACCAACCGGCAGATCGAGTCAGCGCGTATTGCGATGACCCGACACATCAAGCGTGGTGGAAAGGTCTGGATCACGGTCTTCCCGGACCAGGCCCTGACCAAGAAGCCCGCTGAGACCCGGATGGGTTCCGGTAAGGGCTCGCCCGAGTGGTGGGTCGCCAACGTAAAGCCGGGACGGGTGCTCTTCGAGATGTCCTTCCCCAATGAGCAGACCGCGCGAGAGGCTATGCGTCGCGCGATCCACAAGCTCCCGATGAAGTGCCGAATTGTGACACGCGAAGTGGGTGAAAGCTGA
- the rpmC gene encoding 50S ribosomal protein L29: MAAGVKAGELRELSEEELVAKLREAKAELFNLRVQSATGQLDNNRRLQVIRREIARIYTIMRERELGLSAAPTEVTAS; the protein is encoded by the coding sequence ATGGCCGCGGGCGTAAAGGCCGGCGAGCTGCGTGAGCTCTCCGAAGAGGAGCTGGTCGCGAAGCTGCGCGAGGCCAAGGCGGAGCTGTTCAACCTCCGTGTGCAGTCCGCGACCGGCCAGCTGGACAACAATCGCCGGCTACAGGTCATCCGTCGGGAGATCGCCCGGATCTACACGATCATGCGTGAGCGCGAGCTGGGTCTCTCGGCCGCGCCGACTGAGGTGACTGCATCATGA
- the rpsQ gene encoding 30S ribosomal protein S17, whose amino-acid sequence MSETTAPEGTTTAPRAQRKVREGLVVGDKMDKTVVVEVEDRVKHALYGKVLRRTRKLYVHDEQNACGVGDRVLLMETRPLSATKRWRIVEILEKAK is encoded by the coding sequence ATGAGCGAGACGACCGCCCCGGAGGGGACCACCACCGCTCCGCGGGCCCAGCGCAAGGTGCGCGAGGGGCTCGTGGTAGGCGACAAGATGGACAAGACCGTCGTGGTCGAGGTTGAGGACCGGGTCAAGCACGCGCTGTACGGCAAGGTTCTGCGCCGTACGCGCAAGCTGTACGTGCACGACGAGCAGAACGCGTGCGGCGTTGGCGACCGCGTACTGCTCATGGAGACCCGTCCGCTCTCCGCCACCAAGCGGTGGCGGATCGTGGAGATCCTCGAAAAGGCCAAGTAG
- the rplN gene encoding 50S ribosomal protein L14 has protein sequence MIQQESRLRVADNTGAREILCIRVLGGSGRRYASIGDVIVATVKDAIPGAGVKKGDVVKAVVVRTAKERRRPDGSYIRFDENAAVIIKDGGDPRGTRIFGPVGRELRDKRFMKIISLAPEVL, from the coding sequence GTGATTCAGCAGGAGTCGCGACTGCGCGTCGCCGACAACACGGGTGCTCGGGAGATCCTGTGTATCCGGGTTCTCGGTGGCTCCGGTCGGCGCTACGCGAGTATCGGCGACGTCATCGTGGCCACGGTCAAGGACGCCATTCCCGGTGCTGGTGTGAAGAAGGGCGACGTCGTCAAGGCGGTCGTCGTTCGCACCGCCAAGGAGCGGCGGCGGCCGGACGGCTCGTACATCCGCTTCGACGAGAATGCCGCCGTCATCATCAAGGACGGTGGCGACCCGCGCGGTACCCGCATCTTCGGCCCGGTGGGCCGGGAGCTGCGGGACAAGCGGTTCATGAAGATCATCTCTCTCGCGCCGGAGGTGTTGTGA
- the rplX gene encoding 50S ribosomal protein L24: MTVKVKKGDTVVVIAGKDKGAKGKVIAAYPRQDKVLVEGVNRVKKHTRISTTQRGAKTGGIVTQEAPIHISNVQLLDSDGNPTRVGFRIDDSGQKVRVARSTGKDL, encoded by the coding sequence GTGACCGTGAAGGTCAAGAAGGGCGACACGGTCGTCGTCATCGCCGGCAAGGACAAGGGTGCCAAGGGCAAGGTCATCGCGGCCTACCCGCGGCAGGACAAGGTCCTGGTCGAGGGCGTGAACCGGGTCAAGAAGCACACCCGCATCAGCACCACCCAGCGTGGCGCCAAGACCGGTGGCATCGTCACCCAGGAGGCTCCGATTCACATTTCGAATGTGCAGCTCCTGGACTCCGACGGCAACCCGACCCGGGTCGGGTTCCGGATCGACGACAGTGGCCAGAAGGTCCGCGTCGCGCGTAGCACCGGTAAGGACCTGTGA
- the rplE gene encoding 50S ribosomal protein L5, giving the protein MSTATEAKTMPRLKERYRNEIAAALREQFGYQNPMQVPGLVKIVVNMGVGEAARDAKLIDGAVRDLATITGQKPQVRRATKSIAQFKLREGMPIGAKVTLRGDRMWEFLDRLLSIALPRIRDFRGLDGRKLDGHGNYTFGLTEQSVFHEIDQDRIDRQRGMDITVVTTATKDDEGRALLKHLGFPFREDPSKEN; this is encoded by the coding sequence ATGAGCACGGCTACCGAAGCCAAGACCATGCCGCGTCTCAAGGAGCGGTACCGCAACGAGATCGCGGCCGCCCTGCGTGAGCAGTTCGGTTACCAGAACCCGATGCAGGTGCCGGGTCTGGTCAAGATCGTCGTCAACATGGGTGTCGGCGAGGCGGCTCGTGACGCCAAGCTGATCGACGGCGCGGTTCGCGACCTGGCCACCATCACCGGCCAGAAGCCGCAGGTGCGGCGGGCGACCAAGTCCATCGCACAGTTCAAGCTGCGTGAGGGCATGCCGATCGGCGCGAAGGTGACCCTGCGGGGTGACCGGATGTGGGAGTTCCTGGACCGGCTGCTCTCCATCGCGCTGCCGCGTATCCGTGACTTCCGCGGCCTGGACGGGCGCAAGCTCGACGGGCACGGCAACTACACCTTCGGTCTGACCGAGCAGTCGGTGTTCCACGAGATCGACCAGGACCGGATCGATCGGCAGCGGGGCATGGACATCACGGTGGTCACCACGGCCACGAAGGACGACGAGGGCCGGGCGCTGCTGAAGCACCTGGGCTTCCCGTTCCGTGAAGACCCGAGCAAGGAGAACTGA
- a CDS encoding type Z 30S ribosomal protein S14: MAKKALIIKAAAKPKFSVRAYTRCQRCGRPKAVYRKFGLCRVCIREMAHRGELPGVSKASW; the protein is encoded by the coding sequence ATGGCGAAGAAGGCGCTGATCATCAAAGCGGCCGCGAAGCCGAAGTTCTCGGTTCGCGCCTACACCCGTTGCCAGCGGTGTGGTCGTCCGAAGGCGGTCTACCGCAAGTTCGGGCTCTGCCGTGTATGCATCCGGGAGATGGCCCACCGCGGTGAGCTGCCCGGCGTGTCGAAGGCATCCTGGTAA
- the rpsH gene encoding 30S ribosomal protein S8 has product MTMTDPIADMLTRLRNANQAYHDRVTMPYSKIKANIAEVLKTEGYIATWSVEEPEEGAVGKRLVVELKYGQSRERSLAGIKRVSKPGLRVYAKSDGLPRVLGGLGVAIISTSQGLLTDRQARKRSVGGEVLAFVW; this is encoded by the coding sequence ATGACTATGACTGACCCCATCGCAGACATGCTCACGCGTCTGCGTAACGCCAACCAGGCGTACCACGACCGGGTGACGATGCCCTACTCGAAGATCAAGGCGAACATCGCCGAGGTCCTCAAGACCGAGGGTTACATCGCCACCTGGTCGGTCGAGGAGCCCGAAGAGGGCGCCGTCGGCAAGCGACTGGTCGTCGAGCTGAAGTACGGCCAGAGCCGCGAGCGGAGCCTGGCGGGTATCAAGCGCGTCTCCAAGCCCGGTCTGCGGGTGTACGCCAAGTCGGACGGGCTCCCCCGGGTGCTCGGCGGGCTGGGCGTGGCGATCATTTCGACGTCCCAGGGCCTGCTCACCGACCGGCAGGCTCGCAAGCGGAGCGTTGGCGGGGAAGTCCTCGCCTTCGTCTGGTAA
- the rplF gene encoding 50S ribosomal protein L6, which yields MSRIGRKLIPVPAGVDVTITGPTVKVKGPKGELTHILAEPIKAERGEDGQLEVTRPNDERRAKELHGLSRTLVANMIVGVTEGYRKTLEIAGTGYRVTAKGSDLEFALGFSHPVIVPAPAGITFTVERPTLFHVAGIDKQQVGEVAAKIRKIRPPEPYKGKGVKYQGEVIRRKAGKAGKK from the coding sequence ATGTCGCGTATTGGACGTAAGTTGATTCCGGTCCCCGCCGGTGTCGACGTCACGATCACCGGGCCGACCGTGAAGGTCAAGGGCCCCAAGGGCGAGCTCACGCACATCCTGGCCGAGCCGATCAAGGCGGAGCGGGGCGAGGACGGTCAGCTGGAGGTGACCCGTCCCAACGACGAGCGTCGCGCCAAGGAGCTGCACGGCCTGAGCCGTACCCTGGTGGCCAACATGATCGTCGGGGTGACCGAGGGTTACCGGAAGACGCTGGAGATCGCCGGCACCGGTTACCGGGTCACCGCCAAGGGCAGCGACCTTGAGTTTGCGCTCGGGTTCTCGCACCCGGTGATCGTTCCGGCTCCGGCCGGGATCACCTTCACCGTCGAACGGCCGACCCTGTTCCACGTGGCCGGCATCGACAAGCAGCAGGTCGGTGAGGTCGCCGCCAAGATCCGGAAGATCCGGCCGCCGGAGCCCTACAAGGGCAAGGGCGTGAAGTACCAGGGCGAGGTCATCCGCCGCAAGGCTGGAAAGGCAGGTAAGAAGTGA
- the rplR gene encoding 50S ribosomal protein L18, with protein MSATLLKRRRGVAAKRAIGRARRHFRVRKNVSGTADRPRLVVTRSLRNITAQVVDDTKGHTLASASSLDTSLRGGEGDKSALAGKVGALLAERAKAAGISKVVFDRGGNRYAGRIAALADAAREAGLEF; from the coding sequence GTGAGCGCCACGCTGCTCAAGCGCCGTCGCGGCGTTGCCGCCAAGCGCGCCATCGGGCGGGCGCGGCGACACTTCCGGGTTCGCAAGAACGTCAGCGGCACCGCCGACCGTCCCCGGTTGGTCGTCACCCGCTCGCTGCGCAACATCACGGCCCAGGTGGTCGACGACACCAAGGGACACACCCTGGCGTCGGCGTCGAGCCTGGACACGTCGCTGCGCGGTGGCGAGGGCGACAAGAGCGCCCTGGCCGGCAAGGTCGGCGCTCTGCTGGCTGAGCGGGCCAAGGCCGCCGGCATCTCCAAGGTCGTCTTCGATCGCGGTGGCAACCGGTACGCGGGGCGGATCGCCGCGCTCGCCGACGCCGCCCGCGAAGCCGGGCTCGAGTTCTGA
- the rpsE gene encoding 30S ribosomal protein S5, translated as MPGQQRRGGGSGGNEGGRRDNRREGGRGNAPVEKTPHIERVVAINRVAKVVKGGRRFSFTALVIVGDGDGTVGVGYGKAKEVPAAIAKGVEEAKKHFFKVPRIAASIPHPVQGEDAAGVVLLKPASAGTGVIAGGPVRAVLECAGIHDVLSKSLGSSNPINIVHATVAALKGLESPEAVAKRRGLPVEDVAPAAMLAARAGVTR; from the coding sequence ATGCCAGGTCAACAGCGCCGTGGCGGCGGGTCCGGTGGCAACGAGGGTGGTCGCCGCGACAACCGCCGTGAGGGCGGCCGCGGAAACGCGCCCGTCGAAAAGACGCCGCACATCGAGCGGGTCGTCGCGATCAACCGTGTCGCCAAGGTCGTGAAGGGTGGTCGTCGCTTCAGCTTCACCGCTCTGGTGATCGTGGGCGACGGCGACGGCACCGTCGGTGTGGGCTACGGAAAGGCCAAGGAGGTGCCCGCGGCGATCGCCAAGGGCGTCGAGGAGGCCAAGAAGCACTTCTTCAAGGTGCCGCGGATCGCCGCGTCGATCCCGCACCCGGTGCAGGGCGAGGACGCCGCTGGCGTCGTCCTGCTCAAGCCGGCCAGCGCCGGTACGGGTGTTATCGCCGGTGGACCGGTGCGGGCCGTGTTGGAGTGCGCCGGGATCCACGACGTGCTCTCCAAGAGCCTCGGCTCGTCGAACCCGATCAACATCGTGCACGCCACCGTCGCGGCCCTGAAGGGGCTGGAGTCGCCGGAGGCGGTCGCGAAGCGTCGCGGCCTGCCGGTCGAGGATGTCGCGCCGGCCGCCATGCTGGCGGCGCGGGCGGGGGTGACTCGCTGA
- the rpmD gene encoding 50S ribosomal protein L30 yields MARLKVTQLRSNIGTKHNQRESLRSLGLKRINDVVVKEDRPEIRGMIFTVSHLVKVEEVE; encoded by the coding sequence ATGGCACGGCTCAAGGTCACCCAGCTCCGATCCAACATCGGGACCAAGCACAACCAGCGGGAGTCCCTGCGGTCGCTCGGTCTCAAGCGGATCAATGACGTGGTGGTCAAGGAGGACCGGCCCGAGATTCGGGGCATGATCTTCACCGTGAGCCACCTCGTGAAGGTCGAGGAGGTCGAGTAA
- the rplO gene encoding 50S ribosomal protein L15: protein MTIKVHHLRPAPGSKTAKTRVGRGEGSKGKTAGRGTKGSKARKNISAAFEGGQMPIHMRLPKLKGFKNHFRVEFQVVNLDRLAELFPNGGQIGPSELVEAGAVRKGQPVKVLGAGDLGNVTLQVSAHAFSASAKEKIAAAGGSTTEL from the coding sequence ATGACGATCAAGGTCCATCACCTGCGCCCGGCGCCCGGTTCCAAGACCGCCAAGACCCGTGTGGGTCGTGGTGAGGGTTCCAAGGGCAAGACCGCCGGTCGGGGCACCAAGGGCTCCAAGGCCCGCAAGAACATCTCGGCGGCGTTCGAGGGTGGGCAGATGCCCATCCACATGCGCCTGCCGAAGCTGAAGGGCTTCAAGAACCACTTCCGGGTCGAGTTCCAGGTCGTGAACCTGGACCGGCTCGCGGAGCTGTTCCCCAACGGCGGCCAGATCGGCCCGTCCGAGCTCGTCGAGGCGGGTGCGGTCCGTAAGGGCCAGCCGGTCAAGGTGCTCGGTGCCGGGGATCTCGGCAACGTGACGCTCCAGGTGTCGGCGCACGCGTTCAGTGCGTCCGCCAAGGAGAAGATCGCTGCTGCTGGCGGCTCGACCACCGAGCTGTAG
- the secY gene encoding preprotein translocase subunit SecY: MLSAFFSAFRTPDLRKKLLFTVAIIGVYRLGATLPSPGVSFGNVQKCLDTIQTDGVLSLLNLFSGGALLSLSVFALGIMPYITASIILQLLTVVIPRLEQLRKEGQSGQAKITQYTRYLTLGLGVLQASAFVALARSGQLFNNQCDQFPIVPENTGLPMWLTLAVLVITMTAGTGVVMWLGELITDRGVGNGMSVLIFTSIAARLPGEGWSIKTSKGWDMFLLVILLVLVVITLVVFIEQAQRRIPVQYAKRMIGRRMYGGTSTYIPLKVNQAGVIPVIFGSSLLYLPQLALQFFDQNNPGDVQTWIQNNLVDPSSPTHIVAYFLLIIFFTYFYVSITFNPTEVADNMKKYGGFVPGIRPGKPTADYLDFILSRITLPGAIYLGAISILPNFFFIWLDNQQYQNFPFGGTAVLIMVGVGLETVKQIESQLMQRNYEGFLR, from the coding sequence TTGCTCTCCGCCTTTTTCAGTGCGTTTCGTACGCCTGACCTGCGCAAAAAGCTGCTGTTCACAGTAGCTATCATCGGCGTCTACCGACTCGGTGCGACGCTGCCCAGCCCAGGTGTGTCCTTCGGGAACGTGCAGAAGTGCCTGGACACGATCCAGACCGACGGCGTCCTGTCGCTGCTGAACCTCTTCTCCGGCGGCGCGCTGCTGTCGCTGTCGGTCTTCGCGCTGGGCATCATGCCCTACATCACCGCGTCGATCATCCTGCAACTGCTCACCGTGGTGATTCCGCGGTTGGAGCAGCTCCGCAAGGAGGGTCAGTCCGGTCAGGCGAAGATCACCCAGTACACCCGCTACCTGACGCTCGGCCTTGGCGTCCTCCAGGCGTCGGCGTTCGTGGCGCTGGCCCGTTCCGGGCAGCTCTTCAACAACCAGTGCGACCAGTTCCCGATCGTCCCGGAGAACACCGGGCTGCCGATGTGGCTCACCCTGGCGGTGCTGGTCATCACGATGACCGCCGGTACCGGTGTGGTCATGTGGCTCGGCGAGCTGATCACCGACCGGGGCGTCGGCAACGGCATGTCCGTGCTGATCTTCACCTCGATCGCGGCCCGGCTGCCGGGTGAGGGCTGGTCGATCAAGACCTCCAAGGGCTGGGACATGTTCCTCCTGGTCATCCTGCTGGTCCTGGTGGTCATCACCCTGGTCGTCTTCATCGAGCAGGCCCAGCGCCGGATCCCGGTGCAGTACGCCAAGCGCATGATCGGCCGGCGGATGTACGGCGGCACCTCGACCTACATCCCGCTGAAGGTCAACCAGGCGGGTGTGATCCCGGTCATCTTCGGCTCGTCGCTGCTCTACCTGCCGCAGCTGGCGTTGCAGTTCTTCGACCAGAACAACCCGGGCGACGTACAGACCTGGATCCAGAACAACCTGGTCGATCCGAGCAGTCCGACGCACATCGTGGCGTACTTCCTGCTGATCATCTTCTTCACGTACTTCTACGTCTCGATCACGTTCAACCCGACCGAGGTCGCGGACAACATGAAGAAGTACGGCGGGTTCGTGCCGGGTATCCGGCCGGGCAAGCCGACGGCCGACTACCTCGACTTCATCCTCAGCCGGATCACCCTCCCGGGTGCCATCTACCTGGGCGCGATCTCGATCCTCCCGAACTTCTTCTTCATCTGGCTGGACAACCAGCAGTACCAGAACTTCCCGTTCGGTGGTACTGCGGTGCTCATCATGGTCGGCGTCGGTCTGGAGACCGTGAAGCAGATCGAGAGCCAACTGATGCAGCGGAACTACGAAGGGTTCCTGCGCTAG
- a CDS encoding adenylate kinase gives MRLVLVGPPGAGKGTQAEFIAAQLAVPKISTGDIFRANVTQGTPLGVEAKRYMDAGKLVPDEVTINMVRGRLAEPDAAEGFLLDGFPRTTPQAAALDKLLADLGTALDLVMELVVDDDEVIRRLSGRRTCRGCGKIWHIEFDAPSREGICDRCGSELFQRDDDKAETIAERLREYADKTAPLVDYYGAQGKLVGIDATGPVEDVTVRAIDALRSYGG, from the coding sequence ATGCGACTCGTTCTGGTTGGTCCCCCTGGGGCGGGCAAGGGGACCCAGGCCGAGTTCATCGCCGCCCAGCTGGCCGTGCCCAAGATCTCGACGGGTGACATCTTCCGCGCCAACGTCACCCAGGGCACGCCGCTGGGGGTCGAGGCCAAGCGCTACATGGACGCCGGCAAGCTGGTGCCCGACGAGGTGACCATCAACATGGTGCGCGGCCGGCTGGCCGAGCCGGATGCCGCCGAGGGGTTCCTGCTCGACGGCTTTCCGCGCACCACGCCGCAGGCGGCGGCCCTGGACAAGCTCCTGGCCGACCTGGGTACGGCGCTCGACCTGGTGATGGAACTGGTCGTGGACGACGACGAGGTGATCCGCCGGCTCTCCGGCCGGCGGACCTGTCGGGGCTGCGGCAAGATCTGGCACATCGAGTTCGACGCGCCGAGCCGCGAGGGCATCTGCGACCGGTGCGGATCCGAGCTGTTCCAGCGGGACGACGACAAGGCCGAGACGATCGCCGAGCGGCTCCGCGAGTACGCGGACAAGACCGCGCCGCTGGTCGACTACTACGGCGCCCAGGGCAAGCTGGTGGGGATCGACGCCACCGGGCCGGTGGAGGATGTCACGGTCCGGGCTATCGATGCGCTCCGCTCTTACGGGGGATAG
- the map gene encoding type I methionyl aminopeptidase: MRRHQLDIQLKTPEQIDKMRSAGLVVAAALARMREAVAPGVSTADLDAIAESVIHDAGAIPSFKGYHGFPASICSSVNEQVVHAIPSAKQVLRDGDLISIDCGAILDGWHGDAAITVGVGEAQPELLRMAEVAEDAMWAGIAAAARGSANGRGRLTDISAAVEIAVRKGGRYGIVDGYGGHGIGTEMHQDPHVLNHGRPGRGPRLVPGMALAIEPMITLGSPRTAELDDGWTVVTRDGSVAAHVEHSMALLPDGVWVLTAADGGRGRLGDLVTARQPATSEPV, encoded by the coding sequence ATGCGCCGTCACCAGCTGGACATCCAGCTGAAGACCCCGGAGCAGATCGACAAGATGCGGTCCGCCGGACTGGTCGTCGCGGCGGCGCTGGCTCGCATGCGCGAGGCGGTCGCACCCGGGGTCTCCACCGCCGACCTCGACGCGATCGCCGAATCGGTGATCCACGACGCCGGTGCCATCCCGTCGTTCAAGGGCTACCACGGCTTCCCGGCGTCGATCTGTTCCTCGGTCAACGAGCAGGTGGTGCACGCTATCCCGTCCGCGAAGCAGGTGCTGCGGGACGGTGATCTGATCTCGATCGACTGCGGCGCGATCCTTGACGGCTGGCACGGCGACGCGGCGATCACGGTCGGGGTGGGCGAGGCGCAACCGGAGCTGCTGCGGATGGCCGAGGTGGCCGAGGATGCCATGTGGGCGGGTATCGCCGCCGCCGCGCGTGGTTCGGCCAATGGCCGGGGCCGGCTCACCGACATCTCGGCGGCGGTGGAGATCGCGGTACGCAAGGGTGGGCGGTACGGCATCGTCGACGGGTACGGTGGGCACGGCATCGGCACCGAGATGCACCAGGACCCGCACGTGCTCAACCACGGGCGGCCGGGGCGCGGCCCTCGGCTGGTGCCGGGCATGGCCCTGGCGATCGAACCGATGATCACGCTTGGTTCGCCGCGGACGGCGGAACTCGACGACGGCTGGACCGTGGTGACCCGGGACGGCTCGGTCGCGGCGCACGTCGAACACTCGATGGCCCTGCTGCCCGACGGGGTGTGGGTGCTCACCGCCGCCGACGGTGGTCGGGGCCGTCTGGGTGACCTGGTCACCGCTCGGCAGCCGGCCACCTCGGAACCGGTCTGA
- a CDS encoding DUF1707 SHOCT-like domain-containing protein: MERRGDMRAADADRQLVAERLRLAVDEGRLDLYEYDERLRAAYAAKTYAELDGLVADLPEPATVRRADLTPAVGTAARDPLVPGPDGRYPDATRRWLLENWTPYFSVVTITVAGWAIISMMAWEVLYFWPIWVAGPWGAMLLVGTVSGLAHGRPQLEAARRARKKAAKRARLEQRTGSAPSTSPEPGAAGLAEPGQREGWQLGGKAD, from the coding sequence ATGGAGCGGCGGGGCGACATGCGGGCGGCGGACGCCGATCGGCAACTGGTCGCCGAGCGGCTCCGGCTCGCCGTGGACGAGGGCCGACTCGACCTGTACGAGTACGACGAGCGGTTGCGTGCGGCGTACGCCGCGAAGACGTACGCCGAGTTGGACGGCCTGGTGGCCGACCTGCCGGAGCCGGCGACGGTGCGGCGGGCGGATCTGACGCCGGCCGTCGGCACGGCGGCGCGGGACCCGCTGGTCCCCGGTCCGGACGGCCGTTACCCGGACGCGACCCGGCGGTGGTTGCTGGAGAACTGGACGCCCTACTTCTCGGTCGTGACGATCACGGTCGCCGGCTGGGCGATCATCTCGATGATGGCCTGGGAGGTGCTCTACTTCTGGCCGATCTGGGTGGCCGGGCCGTGGGGCGCGATGCTGCTGGTGGGCACCGTGAGCGGCCTGGCGCACGGTAGGCCGCAGCTGGAGGCCGCGCGACGGGCCCGGAAGAAGGCGGCGAAGCGGGCCCGGCTGGAGCAACGCACCGGGTCGGCGCCGTCGACCAGCCCGGAGCCGGGGGCGGCCGGGCTCGCGGAACCGGGCCAGCGGGAAGGCTGGCAGCTCGGCGGGAAAGCCGACTAA
- the infA gene encoding translation initiation factor IF-1, whose translation MPKKDGAIEIEGRVIEPLPNAMFRVELANGHKVLAHISGKMRQHYIRILPEDRVVVELSPYDLTRGRIVYRYK comes from the coding sequence ATGCCGAAAAAAGACGGAGCCATCGAGATTGAGGGTCGGGTCATCGAGCCGCTCCCGAACGCGATGTTCAGGGTCGAGCTTGCCAACGGCCACAAGGTGCTGGCTCACATCAGCGGCAAGATGCGGCAGCACTACATCCGCATCCTGCCCGAGGACCGGGTTGTCGTCGAGCTCTCGCCGTACGACCTGACCCGCGGGCGCATCGTCTACCGCTACAAGTGA
- the rpmJ gene encoding 50S ribosomal protein L36, which produces MKVKPSVKRICNKCRVIRRHGRVMVICTDPRHKQRQG; this is translated from the coding sequence GTGAAGGTCAAGCCGAGCGTCAAGCGGATCTGCAACAAGTGCCGGGTGATCCGCCGGCACGGCCGGGTCATGGTCATCTGCACCGACCCGCGCCACAAGCAGCGCCAGGGCTGA
- the rpsM gene encoding 30S ribosomal protein S13, with amino-acid sequence MARLAGVDLPRDKRMEIALTYIFGVGRTRAVQTLAATGISPDKRAKDLTDEELVQLRDHIEANFKVEGDLRREVAADIRRKVEIGCYEGIRHRRGLPVRGQRTRTNARTRKGPKRTVAGKKKAGRK; translated from the coding sequence ATGGCACGTCTAGCCGGCGTCGACCTCCCCCGCGACAAGCGGATGGAGATCGCGCTCACTTACATTTTCGGGGTCGGTCGGACCCGGGCCGTTCAAACGCTCGCTGCGACCGGGATCTCTCCGGACAAGCGCGCCAAGGACCTCACGGACGAGGAGCTGGTCCAGCTCCGCGACCACATCGAGGCCAACTTCAAGGTTGAGGGTGACCTGCGCCGCGAGGTCGCCGCTGATATCCGCCGCAAGGTCGAGATCGGCTGCTACGAGGGCATCCGGCACCGCCGGGGTCTGCCCGTCCGTGGTCAGCGGACCCGTACCAACGCACGGACCCGCAAGGGCCCGAAGCGGACCGTGGCAGGCAAGAAGAAGGCCGGCCGGAAGTAA
- the rpsK gene encoding 30S ribosomal protein S11 gives MPPKARAGAAVKKVRRKERKNVAHGQAHIKSTFNNTIVSITDPTGAVISWASAGQVGFKGSRKSTPFAAQLAAEAAARRAMEHGMRKVDVFVKGPGSGRETAIRSLQAVGLEVGQISDVTPQPHNGCRPPKRRRV, from the coding sequence ATGCCACCGAAGGCTCGCGCCGGGGCCGCCGTCAAGAAGGTCCGGCGCAAGGAACGCAAGAACGTCGCCCACGGGCAGGCGCACATCAAGAGCACCTTCAACAACACCATCGTGTCCATCACGGACCCGACCGGTGCGGTCATCTCCTGGGCCTCGGCCGGCCAGGTTGGCTTCAAGGGCTCCCGCAAGTCGACTCCGTTCGCCGCTCAGCTGGCCGCCGAGGCCGCCGCGCGTCGGGCGATGGAGCACGGCATGCGCAAGGTCGACGTGTTCGTCAAGGGCCCCGGCTCCGGCCGGGAGACCGCTATCCGTTCGTTGCAGGCCGTCGGGCTGGAGGTCGGGCAGATTTCCGACGTCACCCCGCAGCCGCACAACGGGTGCCGTCCGCCGAAGCGTCGTCGGGTCTGA